One window of the Dreissena polymorpha isolate Duluth1 chromosome 5, UMN_Dpol_1.0, whole genome shotgun sequence genome contains the following:
- the LOC127831895 gene encoding arrestin domain-containing protein 17-like — MPNIRRLEIVLANPQIVYYSGQCVRGQVIVELNKDTKMREIRIKCRGRAYIYVDSDNQCSQEFIDNTIVLIGKPREETILPAGNYSYPFEFVLPFGIPGSLEDPIHRRGYVRYWLKATIEIPWKSDPEYKTLFTVASVLDLNTWPNVVASRVKVSDSKTVCCCCCETTPIKATLRIDKTGYVPGEWVVVNAEFQDGTGRGVAKSQICLEMLTTYRTYSGCETRSKSHCVVMKHGPVSGGGSDAWVNEQFQIPALPPSTLPGCALIFIQYFVEFKVDVVGIPFDLELAIPITIGTIPLQSTVQMYMPSMWPSPDPVVTQQPYGQPSGASLPFNLPPPSYQECMFGKVNTKEYDDRHAGGNMSYAPAYIYYNWMQPLQPSAPPMANVRESSM; from the exons AAATCCGGATAAAGTGCCGAGGACGGGCGTACATTTATGTAGACAGTGACAATCAATGCTCCCAGGAATTTATTGATAACACTATCGTGCTGATCGGCAAAC CACGTGAGGAAACCATACTACCTGCTGGGAATTATTCGTACCCGTTTGAGTTCGTACTTCCATTCGGAATTCCTGGTTCGCTTGAGGACCCCATCCACCGCCGCGGATATGTGCGCTACTGGTTGAAGGCTACAATTGAAATTCCATGGAAGTCCGATCCCGAGTATAAGACTCTGTTCACGGTGGCCTCTGTCTTGGATCTCAACACGTGGCCTAATGTTGTG GCAAGCCGAGTCAAGGTTTCTGACTCCAAGACGGTGTGTTGCTGCTGCTGTGAAACCACGCCTATAAAGGCCACTCTGAGGATTGACAAGACTGGGTATGTGCCCGGAGAGTGGGTGGTCGTGAACGCGGAATTCCAGGATGGGACGGGCAGAGGTGTTGCTAAGTCACAGATTTGCCTTGAAATG CTAACTACCTACCGGACATACAGTGGCTGCGAGACACGCTCCAAGTCACACTGCGTCGTCATGAAGCATGGCCCGGTCAGTGGGGGCGGAAGTGACGCGTGGGTGAATGAACAATTCCAGATACCTGCCCTGCCGCCGTCCACTCTTCCCGGATGTGCTCTTATCTTCATTCAATATTTTGTGGAG TTTAAAGTGGACGTTGTTGGCATACCGTTCGACCTGGAACTGGCTATACCTATAACTATTGGCACCATCCCCTTGCAATCCACGGTACAGATGTACATGCCCTCAATGTGGCCGTCTCCGGACCCTGTAGTCACTCAGCAACCATACGGGCAGCCGTCAGGAGCATCCCTTCCATTTAATCTGC CTCCGCCCTCTTACCAGGAGTGCATGTTCGGCAAGGTTAATACCAAAGAATATGACGATAGGCATGCTGGGGGCAACATGAGTTACGCACCAGCGTACATCTACTACAACTGGATGCAACCACTGCAGCCCTCAGCGCCACCCATGGCGAACGTGCGAGAGTCTAGTATGTAA